The Streptococcus sp. S5 genome contains a region encoding:
- a CDS encoding DUF6574 domain-containing protein has product MSKQDWLDYFEAVNGRSASAEEIAQALAAGEFQEEVVVPETPQTPEFVAAPTAPVEEPVAAPQDPEFVTAPTAPVEEPVAAPQAPEFVAAPAAPQAPEFVAAPTAPTEEPVAAPQAPEFVAAPAAPAEEPVAAPVQEPAPQAAPANGPAFQQAPQQTYQQPTQAAYQQAPYQGQPGQPYPGQPSQFGVAVGGYWNWFLSALKRPTAVENPKALNGILQYVLTAFVLTLGTFFTASGFTGGYGMDFRAFMLTLISLFFSLYAFQVAGFFVRRVVLQDKEYSYGRSFEEFGRLSVYTLPLALLAFLVGLVKVYEFYGFVNFLIFFLFFVGTCYVVHQGLNKTSFKADKFLLLVASSVVLLLIAIFVIYVNARILEQVAVGFIPSAPNFSNFGF; this is encoded by the coding sequence ATGTCAAAACAAGATTGGCTGGATTATTTCGAAGCCGTAAATGGTCGTTCTGCTAGTGCAGAAGAAATTGCTCAAGCACTGGCTGCAGGAGAATTTCAAGAAGAAGTAGTGGTTCCAGAAACCCCACAAACCCCAGAATTTGTTGCAGCGCCAACTGCCCCTGTTGAAGAACCAGTAGCAGCTCCACAAGACCCAGAATTTGTTACAGCGCCAACTGCCCCTGTGGAAGAACCAGTTGCTGCTCCACAAGCCCCAGAGTTTGTTGCAGCGCCAGCAGCTCCTCAAGCCCCAGAGTTTGTCGCAGCACCAACTGCCCCAACAGAAGAACCAGTCGCAGCTCCACAAGCTCCAGAGTTTGTCGCAGCGCCAGCTGCTCCTGCAGAAGAACCAGTTGCAGCTCCAGTTCAAGAACCGGCCCCTCAAGCAGCTCCAGCGAATGGACCTGCTTTCCAACAAGCTCCACAACAAACCTACCAACAACCTACACAAGCAGCTTATCAACAGGCTCCTTACCAAGGTCAACCAGGACAACCTTATCCTGGCCAACCAAGTCAATTTGGTGTAGCCGTTGGTGGTTACTGGAATTGGTTCCTTTCAGCTTTGAAACGTCCAACAGCTGTAGAAAATCCAAAAGCTCTTAACGGAATTTTACAGTATGTCTTAACTGCCTTTGTCTTGACCTTGGGCACTTTCTTCACAGCTAGTGGATTTACAGGTGGTTATGGAATGGATTTCCGTGCCTTTATGTTGACATTGATTTCCCTATTCTTTAGCCTTTACGCCTTCCAAGTAGCTGGATTCTTTGTTCGTCGTGTGGTTCTTCAAGATAAGGAATACAGTTACGGTCGTTCATTTGAAGAGTTTGGACGTTTGTCTGTTTACACTTTGCCACTTGCCCTTCTTGCTTTCTTAGTAGGTCTTGTAAAAGTTTATGAATTTTATGGCTTTGTAAACTTCCTTATTTTCTTCTTGTTCTTTGTTGGAACATGCTATGTCGTTCATCAAGGATTGAACAAGACAAGCTTTAAAGCAGATAAATTCTTGCTTCTAGTAGCATCATCTGTTGTCTTGCTTCTCATTGCCATCTTTGTCATTTATGTGAATGCTCGTATTTTAGAACAAGTAGCCGTAGGATTTATTCCTAGTGCTCCAAATTTCTCTAACTTTGGATTCTAA
- a CDS encoding rhodanese-like domain-containing protein: protein MKEIPFSSFYQAYQQGDLHVLDVREQEEYDALHLDGVRLLPLSELANRYQELEKDHPYYVICKSGRRSARACQFLEEQGYDVTNVQGGMDAFES, encoded by the coding sequence ATGAAAGAAATTCCATTTTCAAGCTTTTACCAAGCTTATCAACAAGGAGATTTACACGTTCTTGATGTACGCGAGCAGGAGGAATATGATGCCCTTCACTTAGATGGGGTTCGTCTTCTTCCCTTATCTGAGTTAGCAAATCGCTACCAGGAATTAGAGAAGGATCATCCCTATTATGTCATCTGCAAGTCAGGGCGACGCTCAGCACGTGCTTGCCAATTTTTGGAAGAGCAAGGCTATGATGTGACCAACGTCCAAGGCGGCATGGATGCATTTGAATCCTAA
- a CDS encoding uracil-DNA glycosylase family protein, whose protein sequence is MSTIESIKQAIMADPQNKEYTDKGIEPLFAAPKTARINIIGQAPGMKTEEAGIYWKDKSGDRLREWLGVDEDTFYNSGLFAVIPMDFYFPGHGKSGDLPPRKGFAEKWHPQLLKECPDIELTLLIGQYAQAYYLHEKVSGKVTERVHHFKDYLPTYFPLVHPSPRNQIWMAKNPWFEAEVVPELQTLVQEIIQK, encoded by the coding sequence ATGTCAACGATTGAAAGCATTAAACAAGCCATTATGGCAGATCCTCAAAATAAAGAATATACGGATAAAGGAATCGAGCCACTCTTTGCAGCTCCAAAGACAGCTCGCATCAATATCATCGGACAAGCTCCAGGGATGAAGACGGAAGAAGCTGGTATTTACTGGAAGGATAAGAGTGGTGACCGCCTGCGCGAATGGTTAGGAGTTGACGAAGACACCTTTTATAATTCTGGTTTGTTTGCGGTCATTCCTATGGACTTTTATTTCCCAGGGCATGGAAAATCTGGTGACCTTCCACCTCGCAAAGGCTTTGCGGAAAAGTGGCACCCTCAACTCCTCAAGGAGTGTCCGGATATTGAATTGACCCTCTTAATTGGACAATATGCCCAAGCATACTACCTTCATGAAAAGGTTAGTGGCAAGGTAACCGAACGGGTTCACCATTTTAAAGATTATTTGCCAACCTATTTTCCACTCGTTCACCCTTCCCCTCGCAATCAAATCTGGATGGCTAAAAATCCTTGGTTTGAGGCAGAAGTGGTCCCAGAATTGCAAACCTTAGTCCAAGAGATCATTCAAAAATAA
- a CDS encoding prolyl-tRNA synthetase associated domain-containing protein produces MDPYQQVKEKLDELGISFDVVEHPPAFTTEQADSYIEGLEGVRTKTMFLTNKKKTQYYLLIMDDQKPLDMDDFKEQVEANRIRMASADSLAEKMQLPPGTVSPFGLLNNEEKDIRVYFDKDIVSEEIMTFHPNTNEKTIFIKTQDLFRFLEAIGFHYEILTLP; encoded by the coding sequence ATGGATCCTTATCAACAAGTTAAAGAAAAATTAGATGAGTTGGGAATTTCATTTGATGTGGTGGAACACCCACCTGCATTCACGACGGAGCAAGCGGATTCTTATATTGAAGGCTTAGAAGGTGTCCGGACCAAGACCATGTTTTTGACCAACAAGAAGAAAACCCAATACTATTTGCTCATCATGGATGACCAGAAGCCATTGGATATGGATGATTTCAAAGAGCAAGTGGAAGCCAACCGGATCCGCATGGCTTCAGCAGATTCTTTAGCTGAAAAAATGCAATTACCGCCAGGAACGGTTTCTCCATTTGGTTTATTGAACAATGAAGAAAAAGATATTCGAGTCTATTTCGATAAAGACATTGTGTCAGAGGAGATCATGACCTTTCATCCCAATACCAACGAAAAAACGATCTTTATTAAAACCCAAGACTTGTTCCGATTTTTAGAGGCTATTGGCTTTCATTATGAAATTCTAACCCTTCCATAA